In Alistipes ihumii AP11, a genomic segment contains:
- the sufC gene encoding Fe-S cluster assembly ATPase SufC, which yields MLEVKNLHAAVDGKEILKGIDLTVRAGEVHAIMGPNGSGKSTLASVLAGNERFEVTEGEVLFEGRDLLGMPVEERARAGLFLGFQYPVEIPGVSMANFMKYAVNEKRKYQGLEPLTSAEFLRMMRERAAVVELDSKLTGRAVNEGFSGGEKKKNEIFQMAMLEPKLAVLDETDSGLDIDALRIVATGVAKLKRPDNATIVITHYQRLLDYIVPDVVHVLYDGRIIHSAGKELALKLEDQGYDWLINQYK from the coding sequence ATGTTGGAAGTGAAAAATCTGCATGCCGCTGTCGACGGCAAGGAGATATTGAAGGGAATCGATCTGACGGTTCGTGCCGGCGAGGTCCATGCGATCATGGGGCCGAACGGCTCGGGCAAGAGCACGCTGGCCTCGGTGCTGGCGGGCAACGAGCGCTTCGAGGTGACCGAGGGCGAGGTTCTTTTCGAGGGGCGCGATCTGCTCGGCATGCCGGTCGAGGAGAGGGCCCGCGCCGGGCTGTTCCTCGGCTTTCAGTATCCGGTCGAGATTCCCGGCGTCAGCATGGCCAACTTCATGAAGTACGCCGTTAACGAGAAGCGCAAGTATCAGGGGCTCGAGCCGCTTACGTCGGCCGAATTCCTGCGGATGATGCGCGAGCGGGCCGCCGTCGTCGAACTCGACAGCAAGCTGACTGGCCGGGCCGTGAACGAAGGGTTCTCGGGCGGCGAGAAAAAGAAGAACGAGATTTTCCAGATGGCGATGCTCGAGCCGAAGCTCGCCGTGCTCGACGAGACCGACAGCGGCCTCGATATCGATGCGCTGCGGATCGTGGCCACCGGCGTGGCCAAGCTCAAGCGTCCCGATAACGCGACGATCGTCATCACGCACTACCAGCGCCTGCTGGATTATATCGTGCCCGATGTCGTTCATGTGCTTTACGACGGACGGATCATTCACTCGGCCGGCAAGGAACTGGCCCTGAAACTCGAGGATCAGGGCTACGACTGGCTGATTAACCAATATAAGTAG